In Vanessa atalanta chromosome 3, ilVanAtal1.2, whole genome shotgun sequence, one genomic interval encodes:
- the LOC125077412 gene encoding protein abrupt isoform X2: MATETARLHAGAAGEQQYSLRWNDFHSAMVSSFRRLRDEEDFVDVTLACAGATFTAHKVVLSACSPYFRRLLKANPCQHPIVILRDVHDKDMESLLRFMYQGEVHIGQEQLKEFLRAAQLLQVRGLTDVPPPAPLATLDQKASPSASSWTETGSGGSREGREAREAPAREGRRARRADDAPCTPPPKRARSSDLYQAQMKTRTEQLLAAQGASPERLGTNGHELALFSQALETVQNPHLSGVSNNLSGDGEESSSDAGASDTEGENRAKQEPVDYDDPATMANTNGALPHNFPGLLNLPGFPGLPGPSGIPDNFGGCRRTQDLLRVRATDPRPCPKCGKIYRSAHTLRTHLEDKHTVCPGYRCVLCGTVAKSRNSLHSHMSRQHRGISTKDLPVLQMPTRFDPELASQLLAKAGVKVSAEQLRARASPTGPRRADMKLDAKSAASETSSLCGDNDDDLSQSKYQDSLPVSPPHINNLTNTTITKVPAVRAVTAKAVENLPHGLSGMKHDDYPPGFGGGSAILDTYLQYIGENVFGMNAAKLAQMNAMHMDRKTYDEPSPQMGSLPPPPTTLAHQRFLKQMQRQYTENMGKPDIMRDTDEPLDLGKERQRNDSISEADIDKQDMDKDMNKDYYKGYNDDDRNRVNSSEADHETSGHDDGDYSEDEHNKIASS; encoded by the exons CTCGGTTGCACGCAGGCGCCGCGGGCGAGCAGCAGTATTCACTGCGGTGGAACGACTTCCACTCGGCCATGGTGTCGTCCTTCCGACGGCTCCGGGATGAGGAGGATTTCGTTGACGTCACGCTGGCCTGCGCCGGAGCTACGTTTACCGCACATAAG GTGGTGCTATCAGCCTGCAGTCCGTACTTCCGAAGATTACTTAAGGCTAACCCGTGTCAGCATCCGATAGTTATACTACGAGATGTACACGACAAAGATATGGAGAGTTTATTAAG GTTCATGTATCAGGGTGAAGTTCATATTGGACAAGAGCAATTAAAAGAGTTCCTAAGAGCCGCTCAACTTTTACAAGTCCGAGGGTTGACCGACGTTCCTCCTCCGGCGCCGTTAGCTACACTCGATCAAAAGGCATCTCCG TCCGCGTCGTCGTGGACGGAGACGGGCAGCGGCGGCTCGCGCGAGGGCCGCGAGGCGCGCGAGGCGCCGGCGCGCGAgggccgccgcgcgcgccgcgccgacGACGCGCCCTGCACGCCGCCGCCCAAGCGCGCGCGCTCCTCCGACCTCTACCAGGCGCAGATGAAGACCAG GACGGAGCAGCTGCTGGCGGCGCAGGGCGCGAGTCCCGAGCGGCTCGGCACCAACGGACACGAACTGGCCCTCTTCAGCCAAGCCTTGGAAACCGTACAGAACCCGCACCTCTCCGGAGTCTCCAACAATTTG TCAGGAGATGGCGAAGAGTCGTCTTCAGACGCCGGCGCGAGCGATACGGAAGGAGAAAACAGAGCCAAGCAAGAACCAGTGGACTACGACGACCCGGCGACCATGGCCAACACTAACGGAGCGCTCCCTCATAACTTCCCCGGACTTCTAAATTTACCAG gaTTTCCGGGACTCCCAGGACCCTCAGGAATACCAGATAATTTCG GAGGTTGCCGTCGAACTCAGGACCTGCTGCGCGTGAGAGCCACCGACCCGAGGCCTTGTCCGAAATGTGGGAAGATCTATCGATCGGCGCACACCCTGAGAACTCACCTCGAAGATAAGCATACAGTGTGTCCCGGTTACCG CTGCGTGCTGTGCGGGACGGTGGCCAAGTCCCGCAACTCGCTGCACTCGCACATGTCGCGACAGCACCGCGGCATCTCCACCAAAGACCTTCCGGTGCTGCAGATGCCCACACGCTTCGACCCGGAACTCGCGAGCCA GCTGCTGGCCAAGGCGGGCGTGAAGGTGTCGGCGGAGCAGCTGCGCGCGCGCGCGTCGCCCACGGGCCCGCGCCGCGCCGACATGAAGCTGGACGCCAAGTCCGCCGCCTCCGAGACCAGCTCGCTGTGCGGCGACAACGACGACGACCTCAGCCAGTCCAAGTACCAGGACTCGCTGCCCGTCTCTCCGCCGC ATATAAACAACCTGACGAATACGACTATAACAAAAGTGCCGGCGGTGCGAGCGGTGACGGCGAAGGCGGTGGAGAACCTACCCCACGGCCTCTCGGGGATGAAACATGACGACTACCCGCCGGGGTTCGGGGGTGGTTCGGCGATATTGGACACCTATCTCCAGTACATTGGGGAGAACGTTTTTG GTATGAACGCCGCTAAATTAGCCCAAATGAACGCTATGCACATGGACAGGAAAACTTACGACGAGCCCTCCCCTCAAATGGGATCACTTCCGCCTCCTCCGACGACACTGGCCCACCAGCGTTTCCTGAAACAGATGCAGCGGCAATACACCGAGAACATGGGCAAGCCGGACATCATGCGCGACACCGACGAACCCTTAGACCTGGGCAAAGAGCGACAGAGGAACGACAGCATCAGCGAAGCGGATATCGACAAGCAGGATATGGACAAGGATATGAACAAGGATTACTACAAGGGCTACAACGACGACGACAGGAACCGAGTCAACAGCTCGGAGGCGGACCACGAGACCAGTGGTCACGACGACGGGGACTACTCCGAGGACGA
- the LOC125077412 gene encoding protein abrupt isoform X1, with the protein MATETARLHAGAAGEQQYSLRWNDFHSAMVSSFRRLRDEEDFVDVTLACAGATFTAHKVVLSACSPYFRRLLKANPCQHPIVILRDVHDKDMESLLRFMYQGEVHIGQEQLKEFLRAAQLLQVRGLTDVPPPAPLATLDQKASPSASSWTETGSGGSREGREAREAPAREGRRARRADDAPCTPPPKRARSSDLYQAQMKTRCRTEQLLAAQGASPERLGTNGHELALFSQALETVQNPHLSGVSNNLSGDGEESSSDAGASDTEGENRAKQEPVDYDDPATMANTNGALPHNFPGLLNLPGFPGLPGPSGIPDNFGGCRRTQDLLRVRATDPRPCPKCGKIYRSAHTLRTHLEDKHTVCPGYRCVLCGTVAKSRNSLHSHMSRQHRGISTKDLPVLQMPTRFDPELASQLLAKAGVKVSAEQLRARASPTGPRRADMKLDAKSAASETSSLCGDNDDDLSQSKYQDSLPVSPPHINNLTNTTITKVPAVRAVTAKAVENLPHGLSGMKHDDYPPGFGGGSAILDTYLQYIGENVFGMNAAKLAQMNAMHMDRKTYDEPSPQMGSLPPPPTTLAHQRFLKQMQRQYTENMGKPDIMRDTDEPLDLGKERQRNDSISEADIDKQDMDKDMNKDYYKGYNDDDRNRVNSSEADHETSGHDDGDYSEDEHNKIASS; encoded by the exons CTCGGTTGCACGCAGGCGCCGCGGGCGAGCAGCAGTATTCACTGCGGTGGAACGACTTCCACTCGGCCATGGTGTCGTCCTTCCGACGGCTCCGGGATGAGGAGGATTTCGTTGACGTCACGCTGGCCTGCGCCGGAGCTACGTTTACCGCACATAAG GTGGTGCTATCAGCCTGCAGTCCGTACTTCCGAAGATTACTTAAGGCTAACCCGTGTCAGCATCCGATAGTTATACTACGAGATGTACACGACAAAGATATGGAGAGTTTATTAAG GTTCATGTATCAGGGTGAAGTTCATATTGGACAAGAGCAATTAAAAGAGTTCCTAAGAGCCGCTCAACTTTTACAAGTCCGAGGGTTGACCGACGTTCCTCCTCCGGCGCCGTTAGCTACACTCGATCAAAAGGCATCTCCG TCCGCGTCGTCGTGGACGGAGACGGGCAGCGGCGGCTCGCGCGAGGGCCGCGAGGCGCGCGAGGCGCCGGCGCGCGAgggccgccgcgcgcgccgcgccgacGACGCGCCCTGCACGCCGCCGCCCAAGCGCGCGCGCTCCTCCGACCTCTACCAGGCGCAGATGAAGACCAG GTGTAGGACGGAGCAGCTGCTGGCGGCGCAGGGCGCGAGTCCCGAGCGGCTCGGCACCAACGGACACGAACTGGCCCTCTTCAGCCAAGCCTTGGAAACCGTACAGAACCCGCACCTCTCCGGAGTCTCCAACAATTTG TCAGGAGATGGCGAAGAGTCGTCTTCAGACGCCGGCGCGAGCGATACGGAAGGAGAAAACAGAGCCAAGCAAGAACCAGTGGACTACGACGACCCGGCGACCATGGCCAACACTAACGGAGCGCTCCCTCATAACTTCCCCGGACTTCTAAATTTACCAG gaTTTCCGGGACTCCCAGGACCCTCAGGAATACCAGATAATTTCG GAGGTTGCCGTCGAACTCAGGACCTGCTGCGCGTGAGAGCCACCGACCCGAGGCCTTGTCCGAAATGTGGGAAGATCTATCGATCGGCGCACACCCTGAGAACTCACCTCGAAGATAAGCATACAGTGTGTCCCGGTTACCG CTGCGTGCTGTGCGGGACGGTGGCCAAGTCCCGCAACTCGCTGCACTCGCACATGTCGCGACAGCACCGCGGCATCTCCACCAAAGACCTTCCGGTGCTGCAGATGCCCACACGCTTCGACCCGGAACTCGCGAGCCA GCTGCTGGCCAAGGCGGGCGTGAAGGTGTCGGCGGAGCAGCTGCGCGCGCGCGCGTCGCCCACGGGCCCGCGCCGCGCCGACATGAAGCTGGACGCCAAGTCCGCCGCCTCCGAGACCAGCTCGCTGTGCGGCGACAACGACGACGACCTCAGCCAGTCCAAGTACCAGGACTCGCTGCCCGTCTCTCCGCCGC ATATAAACAACCTGACGAATACGACTATAACAAAAGTGCCGGCGGTGCGAGCGGTGACGGCGAAGGCGGTGGAGAACCTACCCCACGGCCTCTCGGGGATGAAACATGACGACTACCCGCCGGGGTTCGGGGGTGGTTCGGCGATATTGGACACCTATCTCCAGTACATTGGGGAGAACGTTTTTG GTATGAACGCCGCTAAATTAGCCCAAATGAACGCTATGCACATGGACAGGAAAACTTACGACGAGCCCTCCCCTCAAATGGGATCACTTCCGCCTCCTCCGACGACACTGGCCCACCAGCGTTTCCTGAAACAGATGCAGCGGCAATACACCGAGAACATGGGCAAGCCGGACATCATGCGCGACACCGACGAACCCTTAGACCTGGGCAAAGAGCGACAGAGGAACGACAGCATCAGCGAAGCGGATATCGACAAGCAGGATATGGACAAGGATATGAACAAGGATTACTACAAGGGCTACAACGACGACGACAGGAACCGAGTCAACAGCTCGGAGGCGGACCACGAGACCAGTGGTCACGACGACGGGGACTACTCCGAGGACGA
- the LOC125077412 gene encoding protein abrupt isoform X4 translates to MATETARLHAGAAGEQQYSLRWNDFHSAMVSSFRRLRDEEDFVDVTLACAGATFTAHKVVLSACSPYFRRLLKANPCQHPIVILRDVHDKDMESLLRFMYQGEVHIGQEQLKEFLRAAQLLQVRGLTDVPPPAPLATLDQKASPSASSWTETGSGGSREGREAREAPAREGRRARRADDAPCTPPPKRARSSDLYQAQMKTRCRTEQLLAAQGASPERLGTNGHELALFSQALETVQNPHLSGVSNNLSGDGEESSSDAGASDTEGENRAKQEPVDYDDPATMANTNGALPHNFPGLLNLPGFPGLPGPSGIPDNFGASWAGEAAGAKDERFFGAGLANGAALAGGAAMGYRPQCPLCGRVYSSTSNLRQHMLNVHSQTDRDQWFPCQHCGKKCKTKHYLINHQLQAHGIRQRQNS, encoded by the exons CTCGGTTGCACGCAGGCGCCGCGGGCGAGCAGCAGTATTCACTGCGGTGGAACGACTTCCACTCGGCCATGGTGTCGTCCTTCCGACGGCTCCGGGATGAGGAGGATTTCGTTGACGTCACGCTGGCCTGCGCCGGAGCTACGTTTACCGCACATAAG GTGGTGCTATCAGCCTGCAGTCCGTACTTCCGAAGATTACTTAAGGCTAACCCGTGTCAGCATCCGATAGTTATACTACGAGATGTACACGACAAAGATATGGAGAGTTTATTAAG GTTCATGTATCAGGGTGAAGTTCATATTGGACAAGAGCAATTAAAAGAGTTCCTAAGAGCCGCTCAACTTTTACAAGTCCGAGGGTTGACCGACGTTCCTCCTCCGGCGCCGTTAGCTACACTCGATCAAAAGGCATCTCCG TCCGCGTCGTCGTGGACGGAGACGGGCAGCGGCGGCTCGCGCGAGGGCCGCGAGGCGCGCGAGGCGCCGGCGCGCGAgggccgccgcgcgcgccgcgccgacGACGCGCCCTGCACGCCGCCGCCCAAGCGCGCGCGCTCCTCCGACCTCTACCAGGCGCAGATGAAGACCAG GTGTAGGACGGAGCAGCTGCTGGCGGCGCAGGGCGCGAGTCCCGAGCGGCTCGGCACCAACGGACACGAACTGGCCCTCTTCAGCCAAGCCTTGGAAACCGTACAGAACCCGCACCTCTCCGGAGTCTCCAACAATTTG TCAGGAGATGGCGAAGAGTCGTCTTCAGACGCCGGCGCGAGCGATACGGAAGGAGAAAACAGAGCCAAGCAAGAACCAGTGGACTACGACGACCCGGCGACCATGGCCAACACTAACGGAGCGCTCCCTCATAACTTCCCCGGACTTCTAAATTTACCAG gaTTTCCGGGACTCCCAGGACCCTCAGGAATACCAGATAATTTCG GAGCGAGCTGGGCGGGCGAGGCGGCGGGCGCCAAGGACGAGCGCTTCTTCGGCGCCGGCCTCGCTAACG GGGCGGCTCTCGCGGGCGGGGCGGCGATGGGCTACCGGCCGCAGTGTCCGCTCTGCGGCCGCGTCTACTCCTCCACCTCCAACCTGCGCCAGCATATGCTCAATGTGCACTCGCAGACCGACCGCGACCAGTGGTTCCCCTGCCAGCACTGCGGCAAGAAGTGCAAAACGAAGCATTACCTCATCAACCACCAGCTGCAAGCGCACGGCATCCGCCAGCGACAGAACTCCTAG
- the LOC125077412 gene encoding protein abrupt isoform X3 gives MATETGAAGEQQYSLRWNDFHSAMVSSFRRLRDEEDFVDVTLACAGATFTAHKVVLSACSPYFRRLLKANPCQHPIVILRDVHDKDMESLLRFMYQGEVHIGQEQLKEFLRAAQLLQVRGLTDVPPPAPLATLDQKASPSASSWTETGSGGSREGREAREAPAREGRRARRADDAPCTPPPKRARSSDLYQAQMKTRCRTEQLLAAQGASPERLGTNGHELALFSQALETVQNPHLSGVSNNLSGDGEESSSDAGASDTEGENRAKQEPVDYDDPATMANTNGALPHNFPGLLNLPGFPGLPGPSGIPDNFGGCRRTQDLLRVRATDPRPCPKCGKIYRSAHTLRTHLEDKHTVCPGYRCVLCGTVAKSRNSLHSHMSRQHRGISTKDLPVLQMPTRFDPELASQLLAKAGVKVSAEQLRARASPTGPRRADMKLDAKSAASETSSLCGDNDDDLSQSKYQDSLPVSPPHINNLTNTTITKVPAVRAVTAKAVENLPHGLSGMKHDDYPPGFGGGSAILDTYLQYIGENVFGMNAAKLAQMNAMHMDRKTYDEPSPQMGSLPPPPTTLAHQRFLKQMQRQYTENMGKPDIMRDTDEPLDLGKERQRNDSISEADIDKQDMDKDMNKDYYKGYNDDDRNRVNSSEADHETSGHDDGDYSEDEHNKIASS, from the exons GCGCCGCGGGCGAGCAGCAGTATTCACTGCGGTGGAACGACTTCCACTCGGCCATGGTGTCGTCCTTCCGACGGCTCCGGGATGAGGAGGATTTCGTTGACGTCACGCTGGCCTGCGCCGGAGCTACGTTTACCGCACATAAG GTGGTGCTATCAGCCTGCAGTCCGTACTTCCGAAGATTACTTAAGGCTAACCCGTGTCAGCATCCGATAGTTATACTACGAGATGTACACGACAAAGATATGGAGAGTTTATTAAG GTTCATGTATCAGGGTGAAGTTCATATTGGACAAGAGCAATTAAAAGAGTTCCTAAGAGCCGCTCAACTTTTACAAGTCCGAGGGTTGACCGACGTTCCTCCTCCGGCGCCGTTAGCTACACTCGATCAAAAGGCATCTCCG TCCGCGTCGTCGTGGACGGAGACGGGCAGCGGCGGCTCGCGCGAGGGCCGCGAGGCGCGCGAGGCGCCGGCGCGCGAgggccgccgcgcgcgccgcgccgacGACGCGCCCTGCACGCCGCCGCCCAAGCGCGCGCGCTCCTCCGACCTCTACCAGGCGCAGATGAAGACCAG GTGTAGGACGGAGCAGCTGCTGGCGGCGCAGGGCGCGAGTCCCGAGCGGCTCGGCACCAACGGACACGAACTGGCCCTCTTCAGCCAAGCCTTGGAAACCGTACAGAACCCGCACCTCTCCGGAGTCTCCAACAATTTG TCAGGAGATGGCGAAGAGTCGTCTTCAGACGCCGGCGCGAGCGATACGGAAGGAGAAAACAGAGCCAAGCAAGAACCAGTGGACTACGACGACCCGGCGACCATGGCCAACACTAACGGAGCGCTCCCTCATAACTTCCCCGGACTTCTAAATTTACCAG gaTTTCCGGGACTCCCAGGACCCTCAGGAATACCAGATAATTTCG GAGGTTGCCGTCGAACTCAGGACCTGCTGCGCGTGAGAGCCACCGACCCGAGGCCTTGTCCGAAATGTGGGAAGATCTATCGATCGGCGCACACCCTGAGAACTCACCTCGAAGATAAGCATACAGTGTGTCCCGGTTACCG CTGCGTGCTGTGCGGGACGGTGGCCAAGTCCCGCAACTCGCTGCACTCGCACATGTCGCGACAGCACCGCGGCATCTCCACCAAAGACCTTCCGGTGCTGCAGATGCCCACACGCTTCGACCCGGAACTCGCGAGCCA GCTGCTGGCCAAGGCGGGCGTGAAGGTGTCGGCGGAGCAGCTGCGCGCGCGCGCGTCGCCCACGGGCCCGCGCCGCGCCGACATGAAGCTGGACGCCAAGTCCGCCGCCTCCGAGACCAGCTCGCTGTGCGGCGACAACGACGACGACCTCAGCCAGTCCAAGTACCAGGACTCGCTGCCCGTCTCTCCGCCGC ATATAAACAACCTGACGAATACGACTATAACAAAAGTGCCGGCGGTGCGAGCGGTGACGGCGAAGGCGGTGGAGAACCTACCCCACGGCCTCTCGGGGATGAAACATGACGACTACCCGCCGGGGTTCGGGGGTGGTTCGGCGATATTGGACACCTATCTCCAGTACATTGGGGAGAACGTTTTTG GTATGAACGCCGCTAAATTAGCCCAAATGAACGCTATGCACATGGACAGGAAAACTTACGACGAGCCCTCCCCTCAAATGGGATCACTTCCGCCTCCTCCGACGACACTGGCCCACCAGCGTTTCCTGAAACAGATGCAGCGGCAATACACCGAGAACATGGGCAAGCCGGACATCATGCGCGACACCGACGAACCCTTAGACCTGGGCAAAGAGCGACAGAGGAACGACAGCATCAGCGAAGCGGATATCGACAAGCAGGATATGGACAAGGATATGAACAAGGATTACTACAAGGGCTACAACGACGACGACAGGAACCGAGTCAACAGCTCGGAGGCGGACCACGAGACCAGTGGTCACGACGACGGGGACTACTCCGAGGACGA